In the Aridibaculum aurantiacum genome, TTATTCTGGTTATTACAACTTCCCAATATGTACATTATTGTAGGTTGAGTAGTTGACAAGTTGAATAGTTGATAGGTAACACCCGTCAACCAGCCAACTGATCAACCGATCAACTTATTTACCGATTTATGGTGGTTTTGCCGGCGGTGTTCACCTCTTCCCATACCGAACAGAGAAGTTAAGCCCGCCATGGCCGATGGTACTGGTATTCCAACCGGGAGAGTAGGTAGCTGCCATATTTATTTTACAACAAGCCTTCCCGCAACCACGGGAGGGCTTTTGTGATTCTATGAGAGGAGTTCTTATTTTACTTAAAGAAAATAAAAAGCTGGAAAAACTACTAAAACTAGTTGTCCGGTTCACTTCACCTCCTTATTTTTGCCGTCCGCTTTTGAAAAATGATAGCGGAACTACTCACACCGAATAGAGATCGGATCCACACCAACCGCACGACATACAGTGCAAACAAGCTCTTCAGTTCACAAGGTACACACCAGGACAAAGATTAGAAAATGTAAATCTTTTTTGGTAGTTTCAGAAAAGCTCTTATCTTTGCACTCCCAATTGAAAAACGGGGTACAAAAAAGCTCTTAAGACGGTTATAAAAAGTGAGACAGCGAGAGGGTCTAAAGGTTCATAACCTTATCACTTACAGAGGTTTGCAGCTGCGCAGGTAGCTTGTAAATGTCAAGTTCTTTGAAAGAATGGAAGTAACAGCGTAGATGATCAGTGATGGTCATTTACACAGGTAAGCAAGCGTAAATAAAATTAAAACAGAACACAAAGACGTTAATTTCAATTTACTTGAGAATTAATAGTCAGTGGTCAAAACTCATTTACAATGGAGAGTTTGATCCTGGCTCAGGATGAACGCTAGCGGCAGGCTTAATACATGCAAGTCGAGGGGCAGCACGGGTAGCAATACCTGGTGGCGACCGGCAAACGGGTGCGGAACACGTACAGAACCTTCCTTTAAGCGGGGGATAGCCCAGAGAAATTTGGATTAATACCCCATAGTATAGTGGTGTGGCATCACACTGTTATTAAAGATTTATCACTTAAAGATGGCTGTGCGTATGATTAGGTAGTTGGTGTGGGTAACGGCCCACCAAGCCTACGATCATTAACTGGTGTGAGAGCACGACCAGTCACACGGGCACTGAGACACGGGCCCGACTCCTACGGGAGGCAGCAGTAAGGAATATTGGTCAATGGACGCAAGTCTGAACCAGCCATGCCGCGTGAAGGATGAAGGTCCTCTGGATTGTAAACTTCTTTTATAGGGGAAGAAATGTGCGAATTCTTTTGCATTTGACGGTACCCTAGGAATAAGCACCGGCTAACTCCGTGCCAGCAGCCGCGGTAATACGGAGGGTGCAAGCGTTATCCGGATTCACTGGGTTTAAAGGGTGCGTAGGTGGGAATGAAAGTCAGTGGTGAAATCTCCGGGCTTAACTCGGAAACTGCCATTGATACTTTGTTTCTTGAATCTTCTGGAGGTCAGCGGAATATGTCATGTAGCGGTGAAATGCTTAGATATGACATAGAACACCAATTGCGAAGGCAGCTGACTACGGGAGCATTGACACTGAGGCACGAAAGCGTGGGGATCAAACAGGATTAGATACCCTGGTAGTCCACGCCCTAAACGATGGATACTCGACGTGCGCGATACACAGTGCGCGTCTGAGCGAAAGCATTAAGTATCCCACCTGGGAAGTACGACCGCAAGGTTGAAACTCAAAGGAATTGGCGGGGGTCCGCACAAGCGGTGGAGCATGTGGTTTAATTCGATGATACGCGAGGAACCTTACCTGGGCTAGAATGCCATTGGACCGGGGGTGAAAGCTCCCTTTCCCGCAAGGGACCGGTGGTAAGGTGCTGCATGGCTGTCGTCAGCTCGTGCCGTGAGGTGTTGGGTTAAGTCCCGCAACGAGCGCAACCCCTATCACTAGTTGCCATCAGGTAATGCTGGGAACTCTAGTGAAACTGCCGTCGTAAGACGCGAGGAAGGAGGGGATGATGTCAAGTCATCATGGCCTTTATGCCCAGGGCTACACACGTGCTACAATGGGAAGGACAAAGAGCTGCCACCTGGCGACAGGGCGCTAATCTCAAAAACCTTCTCTCAGTTCAGATCGGAGTCTGCAACTCGACTCCGTGAAGCTGGAATCGCTAGTAATCGTAGATCAGCAACGCTACGGTGAATACGTTCCCGGACCTTGCACACACCGCCCGTCAAGCCATGGAAGCTGGGTGTACCTAAAGTCGGTAACCGCAAGGAGCCGCCTAGGGTAAAACTAGTAACTGGGGCTAAGTCGTAACAAGGTAGCCGTATCGGAAGGTGCGGCTGGAATACCTCCTTTTTAGAGCGACTTGCTTATTCACATAAGCTGTTACTTTCTTCTTCTTTCAAAAATAATAGTTCTTTCAACAGTGACTTATCGGCCGTGTGCTGCAGAGACTAGAAGTGATTAGCACATTAGCACAACAGCTAATTGTCACATTACACTTAGATCCGTAGCTCAGCCTGGTTAGAGCACTACACTGATAATGTAGGGGTCAGCAGTTCAAATCTGCTCGGGTCTACAAGTTCAAGTTGAGTAGTTGATAAGTTGACAAGTTGAAATGGTTTTACCTATCAACTTATTAACCGATCACTGATCAACTAAACCCTTGGGGGGTTAGCTCAGTTGGCTAGAGCATCTGCCTTGCACGCAGAGGGTCATCGGTTCGACTCCGATATCCTCCACCAGGTAAGCTGAGAGGCATGAGCTATCAGCTATCAGGAAAACAAGTTCTTTTATTGAAATCAAGGTGTGACGAAAGGTCTGATGAGGTTCGTAACCTAAACATCTTCTTAGCTCAAAGCTGACAGCTGATTGCTGTCAAGCTAAAGAGACAAGCACGCAGAGGGTCATCGGTTCGACTCCGATATCCTCCACCAGGTAAGCTGAGAGGCATGAGCTATCAGCTATCAGGAAAACAAGTTCTTTTATTGAAATCAAGGTGTGACGAAAGGTCTGATGAGGTTCGTAACCTAAACATCTTCTTAGCTCAAAGCTGACAGCTGATTGCTGTCAAGCTAAAGAGACAAGCACGCAGAGGGTCATCGGTTCGACTCCGATATCCTCCACCAGGTAAGCTGAGAGGCATGAGCTATCAGCTATCAGGAAAACAAGTTCTTTTATTGAAATCAAGGTGTGACGAAAGGTCTGATGAGGTTCGTAACCTAAACATCTTCTTAGCTCAAAGCTGACAGCTGATTGCTGTCAAGCTAAAGAGACAAGTTCTTTGACATATTGGGAAAATAAGTTGTAACAAACTAGAATTGAAATAAACGAGTTATCTGTATTTATACAGATAGCGACTGGACGGGTGAGTACTTTACTTATGGTACTTGTCCAATACAGTATAAACTTTTTTAAAGCAAATAAGGGCGTATGGTGGATGCCTAGGGTCTATGAGGCGATGAAGGACGTGGTAAGCTGCGATAAGCCAGGGGGAACTGCACACAAGTATTATATCCCTGGATTTCCGAATGGGACAACCTGGTATACTGAAGGTATATCACTCTGCAAAGAGAGCCAACCCGGAGAACTGAAACATCTAAGTACCCGGAGGAAAAGAAAATAATAATGATTCCCAGAGTAGTGGCGAGCGAAAAGGGAAGAGCCCAAACCTGAGGGGCGTGCTCCTTAGGGGTTGTAGGACTGCATTTAGAAATACTCATCAAGCTGAAGTTTCTGGAAAGTGACGCCATAGCAGGTGATAGCCCTGTAGGCAGAAATTGAGTAGGACGAGCAGTATCCTGAGTAAGGCGGGACCGGAGAAATCCTGCCTGAAACTGCCAGCACCATCTGGTAAGGCTAAATACTCCATAGACACCGATAGTGAACCAGTACCGTAAGGGAAAGGTGAAAAGTACCCTAAATAAGGGAGTGAAATAGTACCTGAAACCGTACGCCTACAAGCGGTCGGAGCCTGTTAAAGGGTGACGGCGTGCCTTTTGCATAATGAGCCTACGAGTTACTCCTCACTGGCGAGGTTAAGTTCTTAAGTAACGGAGCCGTAGCGAAAGCGAGTCTAAATAAGGCGCTTTAGTCAGTGGGGGTAGACGCGAAACTTTGTGATCTATCCATGAGCAGGTTGAAGGTGTGGTAACACACACTGGAGGACCGAACCCATTAACGTTGAAAAGTTATGGGATGACTTGTGGATAGGGGTGAAAGGCCAATCAAACTGAGAGATAGCTCGTTCTCCCCGAAATGTTTTTAGGAACAGCGTTGCATATAGAAGTTTATGAGAGGTAGAGCTACTGATTGGGCTAGGGGGCTTCACCGCCTACCAAACCCTGACAAACTCCGAATGCTCATAAATATCTGCAGCAGTGAGGCTGTGGGCGCTAAGGTCCATGGCCGAGAGGGAAATAACCCAGATTAGCAGCTAAGGTCCCTAATACATGGTTAAGTTGATCAAACGAGGTGGAGTTTCTATAACAGCCAGGATGTTGGCTTGGAAGCAGCCATTCATTTAAAGAGTGCGTAACAGCTCACTGGTCGAGAGACTCTGCACGGAAAATAATCGGGCATCAAACCATGAACCGAAGCTCTAAAATTGCACTTTGAGTGTATATTGGTAGGGGAGCATTCACTTCTGCACTGAAGGTGATGGGTGACCATTGCTGGAGCGAAGTGAAAAGAAAATGTAGGCATAAGTAACGATAAAAAGAGTGAAAAACTCTTTCGCCGTAAGACTAAGGGTTCCTGATCAACGTTAATCGGATCAGGGTTAGTCGGGTCCTTAGGCAAACCCGAAAGGGGTAGTTGATGGAAAACGGGTTAATATTCCCGTACCCGCTTTAGTTTCGATGGAGAGACGGGGTAGTGAAAGGACTGCGTGACCACGGATGTTCACGTTAAAGGGTGTAGTTATTTGTCTTGTAGGTAAATCCGCAAGGTAAGGCGAACCTGATAGTACAGCAAAGCTTCGGCAGCGCTGATAATGTCCCTAATCAGACCTCCGAGAAAATCTTCTAAGGCTAGGCTAAAGCGGCCCGTACCGTAAACCGACACAGGTAGTCGAGATGAGTATTCTAAGGCGCTCGGGTGAGCCGCGGAGAAGGAACTAGGCAAATTGACGCTGTAACTTCGGGATAAAGCGTACCACAGCGATGTGGTCTCAGTAAATTGGTTCAACCAACTGTTTAACAAAAACACAGGGCCCTGCAAAAACGTAAGTTGACGTATAGAGCCTGATACCTGCCCGGTGCTGGAAGGTTAAGGAAGGGTGTTCGGGGGTAACCCCAAAGCTCCTGACTGAAGCCCCAGTAAACGGCGGCCGTAACTATAACGGTCCTAAGGTAGCGAAATTCCTTGTCGGGTAAGTTCCGACCTGCACGAATGGTCTAATGAGTTGAACACTGTCTCCTCCGCGAGCCCGGTGAAATTGTAGTATCGGTGAAGATGCCGGTTACCCGTCACGGGACGGAAAGACCCCATGAACCTTCACTACAACTTTGCATTGATCTTGAGTAAACAATGTGTAGCATAGTTGGGACGCTATGAAGCGGTGGCGCCAGCCATCGTGGAGCGGTCGTTGAAATACCAACCTTTGTTTACTTAGGGTCTAATCCCCATTCGGGAGACATTGCATGGTGGGTAGTTTGACTGGGGTGGTCGCCTCCTAAAAAGTAACGGAGGCTTGCAAAGGTACCCTCAGTACGGTTGGTAATCGTACGCAGAGCGCATTAGTAAAAGGGTGCTTGACTGTGAGGCAAACAAGCCGAGCAGGGTGGAAACACGGCTAAAGTGATCCGGTGGTTCTGTATGGAAGGGCCATCGCTCAAAGGATAAAAGGTACTCTGGGGATAACAGGCTGATCTCCCCCAAGAGCTCATATCGACGGGGAGGTTTGGCACCTCGATGTCGGTTCGTCACATCCTGGGGCTGGAGAAGGTCCCAAGGGTTCGGCTGTTCGCCGATTAAAGTGGCACGTGAACTGGGTTCAGAACGTCGCAAGACAGTTCGGTCCCTATCTGTGATGGGCGCTAGTAAATTGAGAGGACATGACCTTAGTACGAGAGGACCGGGTCGTACGTACCGCTGGTGTATCGGTTGTGCCGCCAGGTGCAGTGCCGAGTAGCTATGTACGGACAGGATAAACGCTGAAAGCATCTAAGCGTGAAACCTTCCTTAAGATGAGTTTACTTTTAAGGGTCGTCGGAGACTACGACGTTGATAGGCTACAGGTGTAAAGGTGGTAACATCAAAGCCGAGTAGTACTAATTGCCCGTAAGCTTTAATTTTTTTTTATTCTGGTTATTACAACTTCCCAATATGTACATTATTGTAGGTTGAGTAGTTGACAAGTTGAATAGTTGATAGGTAACACCCGTCAACCAGCCAACTGATCAACCGATCAACTTATTTACCGATTTATGGTGGTTTTGCCGGCGGTGTTCACCTCTTCCCATACCGAACAGAGAAGTTAAGCCCGCCATGGCCGATGGTACTGGTATTCCAACCGGGAGAGTAGGTAGCTGCCATATTTATTTTAACCCTTACAGTTTATTCTGTAAGGGTTTTTTTATTCCTGTACTTTAAGTATAAAGTCAAAAGTAAAAAGTCAAAAAGTAAAACCGGAAATATAAACCTCAGGCGGGCTGAGTATTCCAAAGTTCGCTTGCTAAGAACAAATAAACTAGTCAGTGATCAGCTTCATCGTCCAATCTATTGTTTGCTGCTGAAGTGTGCGACGCAACAATGCTGACAAGAGCGGTGATGCTGGTAACAAAAAAATCTTCATGTACTAAGGCACATCGTCTCCGGTAGCGGCTCTCCATAATATAAACCATTCCTCCCTTGTTAGCTGGAGGTCTTCTGCCTCTTTAGCTTGTTGTAGCCTTTCAATCTTGGTGGAACCAACAACGGGAATAATGCGTGCAGGATGTGTATGAAGCCAGGCTATCAATACCTGGTTGATGCCAGTGTTGTACTTTTCGGCTACCAACTTAGCGGCGGAGGCAATCCTTATATTTTTTTCATCCAGGTCATCCGTTATCAGTCCGCCACCCAATGGTGCCCAAGCCATAGGAATGATACCGTGTTCAAGACAATTTTCTAGAACGCCATTATGCAACGCAGCCATTTGCATAATTGAGATCTCAACCTGGTTATATTCTAAGGTGATAAATTTTTGGAGCATATTTACCTGGTGAGGTAAGAAATTAGAGACACCGAACTGCAGGATCTTGCCCGCCTTTTTTAAATCGTGTACTGCACGTGCTACTTCAGAAGGATTGAGCAACGGGTCGGGACGATGGATGAGTAGGACATCAATATAATCTGTATGGAAGTTTTCAAGTGACTGATTTACCGAAGCAATAATGTGGTGGTAGCTTGTATCGTACGACTTGATGATATGTCCGGCCCTGGTAGGAGCAACTAACTTGATACCGCACTTTGTAATGATCTTGATGTTTTCCCGAATAGCAGGCGAGGATTTAATAACGGCACCAAACTCAGCTTCAGTAGTATAATGACCATAGATGTCAGCATGGTCAAAGGAATGAATGCCTGCCTGGAGGCAGCTCTCTATCATTTGCTGGTAATCGTAGGTGCTGAAGTTGGAGCCCCAGCTTCCCCAGCGCATACATCCGGCTATAGGTGATGAAATGGCTTGCATAGTAGGAGTGATGCCTAAAGGTATAGCATTAACCTTCGGCAAAAAAACATTGACAATACCTACCTATTGTGGAAAGATTTGAAATGTCATTACACTATGCTGCGCATACTGAACGTGTGCCCTGTAAACAAAGCTTGTAGGTGTGGCTAAGCTGAAGGATTTTATAAAGAAAAAGAAGAAAGGCCAGCTATTGCCGGCCTTCCAAATTTTAAACTGCTTCTTCTTCCAGTTCTAGAACTGGTTGTTCCTGCAAGGCCTGCACACGCCGTACACGTGTTTGACCTTCGTATGCATTTATATACAGTTGCTTTAGCTCGCTGATAAGTGGGTAGCGTGGATTTGCACCTGTGCACTGGTCGTCGAATGCCTGTTCGGACATACTGTCAATGGTGGAATAAAAGGCTTTTTCAGTGATGCCATACTCCCTTATGGAAGCTGGTATTCCCACTTTAGCCTTTAGTTGTTCGATGGCTGCTACAAGCTTTTTAACTTTCTCTTCGTCGGTGGTTCCTCCCAGTTGCAGGTAGTCGGCTATGCGAGCATATCTCCATTTTGCATTAGGATACTTGTATTGCGGGAAAGCAGTCTGCTTCCTAGGATTATCAACCGCATTGAACCTGATTACCTCGGTGATAAGCAGTCCATTGGCCACACCATGCGGAACGTGATGGGTAGCACCTAACTTGTGCGCCAGCGAGTGACAGATACCAAGAAATGCATTGGCGAAGGCCATGCCTGCAACGGTAGTAGCATGCGCCATCTTTTCACGCGCCTTGATGTTGGTTGTGCCTTCATTGTAAGCGTCAGGCAGGTATTTGAAGATGAGCCTGATGGCTTCAAGCGCGAGGCCATTTGTATACTCAGAAGCAAGCACAGAAACATAAGCTTCCAGTGCGTGTGTAAGTCCATCTATACCCGAAGCCGATGTAAGACCTTTCGGCATATTCATCATGAGTTCAGCATCTACAATGGCCATGTCGGGCGTTAGTTCATAATCAGCAAGAGGATATTTTATGCCTGTTTTTTCATCGGTGATAACAGCAAATGGTGTAACCTCAGAACCTGTGCCAGCTGTTGTAGGGATGGCTACGAAATTGGCCTTTGCACCCATTTTAGGAAATGCATATACACGTTTGCGGATATCCATAAATCGCATAGCTAGGTCTTCGAAACGTACTTCAGGATGTTCAAATAAAACCCACATGATCTTGGCTGCATCCATTGGTGAACCGCCGCCTAAAGCAATGATGGTGTCTGGTTCAAAACTCTTCATTTCTTCTGCTCCTTTGCGGGCAGTAGCCAAGGTAGGATCAGGTTCTACATCAAAGAATATTTTGAAGTCTACATCTATCTCTTCAAGCACTTTTATCACAGGATCTATCAGACCTAAATTATACAGTACTTTATCTGTAACAATGAATGCTTTTTTCTTGCCTAGTTCTTTTAGTTCGCGAAGGGCCACGGGCATACAGCCATACTTGAAATAGATCTTTTCAGGTACCCTGAACCATAGCATATTTTCTCTGCGGTTTGCCACACTCTTGATGTTTAATAGATGTTTTACGCCTACGTTTTCTGAAACGGAATTACCACCCCATGAGCCGCAGCCCAGCGTGAGCGATGGAGCTAACTTAAAGTTGTAGATATCGCCGATGGCACCTTGTGAAGAAGGCATATTAATAATGGTACGACCGGTCTTCATTGCTGCGCCAAATTGCTGGATGCGATCTTTTGATTTTACCTGGTCTGTATACAAAACTGATGTGTGGCCAAAGCCGCCAAGTTCTACCAGGCGTACTGCTTTTTGTAAAGCTTCATCAAAATCTTTAGCACGATACATGGCTAGTAATGGAGAAAGTTTTTCG is a window encoding:
- the adhE gene encoding bifunctional acetaldehyde-CoA/alcohol dehydrogenase; amino-acid sequence: MKVTNAKQLEQRIKQVREAQKCYSTYSQEEVDEIFRQAAIAANNGRIQLAKMAVEETGMGLVEDKVIKNHFSSEYIYNQYKDEKTCGVIETDEAFGITKIAEPIGVIAAVIPTTNPTSTAIFKALIALKTRNGIIFSPHPRAKNSTIAAATIILEAAVKAGAPEGIIAWIDEPSVELSQIVMAQSDLTLATGGPGMVKAAYSSGKPAIGVGAGNTPAIIDETAHLKMAVNSILLSKTFDNGVICASEQSVIVLDEVYEEVKHEFLDRGAYILQGEETDKVRAVILINGALNANIVGQPAAKIAALAGITVPENTKILIGEVESVELDEPFSHEKLSPLLAMYRAKDFDEALQKAVRLVELGGFGHTSVLYTDQVKSKDRIQQFGAAMKTGRTIINMPSSQGAIGDIYNFKLAPSLTLGCGSWGGNSVSENVGVKHLLNIKSVANRRENMLWFRVPEKIYFKYGCMPVALRELKELGKKKAFIVTDKVLYNLGLIDPVIKVLEEIDVDFKIFFDVEPDPTLATARKGAEEMKSFEPDTIIALGGGSPMDAAKIMWVLFEHPEVRFEDLAMRFMDIRKRVYAFPKMGAKANFVAIPTTAGTGSEVTPFAVITDEKTGIKYPLADYELTPDMAIVDAELMMNMPKGLTSASGIDGLTHALEAYVSVLASEYTNGLALEAIRLIFKYLPDAYNEGTTNIKAREKMAHATTVAGMAFANAFLGICHSLAHKLGATHHVPHGVANGLLITEVIRFNAVDNPRKQTAFPQYKYPNAKWRYARIADYLQLGGTTDEEKVKKLVAAIEQLKAKVGIPASIREYGITEKAFYSTIDSMSEQAFDDQCTGANPRYPLISELKQLYINAYEGQTRVRRVQALQEQPVLELEEEAV
- a CDS encoding aldo/keto reductase is translated as MQAISSPIAGCMRWGSWGSNFSTYDYQQMIESCLQAGIHSFDHADIYGHYTTEAEFGAVIKSSPAIRENIKIITKCGIKLVAPTRAGHIIKSYDTSYHHIIASVNQSLENFHTDYIDVLLIHRPDPLLNPSEVARAVHDLKKAGKILQFGVSNFLPHQVNMLQKFITLEYNQVEISIMQMAALHNGVLENCLEHGIIPMAWAPLGGGLITDDLDEKNIRIASAAKLVAEKYNTGINQVLIAWLHTHPARIIPVVGSTKIERLQQAKEAEDLQLTREEWFILWRAATGDDVP